Proteins encoded by one window of Hafnia alvei:
- the dnaG gene encoding DNA primase — protein MAGRIPRVFINDLLARTDIVDLVDARVKLKKQGKNYHACCPFHNEKTPSFTVNADKQFYHCFGCGAHGNAIDFLMNYDRLEFVESVEELATMAGLEIPYEAGTGPSQIERHQRQNLYQLMDSLSTFYQQALRQPSSQSAQQYLMQRGLSQEIIDHFAIGYAPPGWDNALKRFGRDLASRTALNDAGMLVNNDNGRTYDRFRDRVMFPIRDRRGRVIAFGGRILGDGTPKYLNSPETDIFHKGRQLFGLYEAQQRHPELAKLLVVEGYMDVVALAQFGIDYAVASLGTSTTSEHIQLMFRTTDTVVCCYDGDNAGREAAWRALETALPFLSDGRQLKFMFLPDGEDPDTLVRKEGTAAFEQRIEQAQPLSAFLFDTLMPQVDLSTPDGRTKLSALALPLIGQIPGETLRLYLRQFLGQKLGILDDSQLDKLLPRQAESANSYQQPQLKRTTMRILIGLLVQNPSLAAEVPTLEGLREHQLPGLPLFIELVETCLAQPGLTTGQLIELYRDNKYAQQLETLATWNHMVIEDMVHQTFVDTLGSLYDSMLEQRQEELIALDRTQGLNADQRRELWALNQALAKKS, from the coding sequence ATGGCAGGACGAATCCCACGTGTATTCATAAATGACTTGCTAGCTCGGACCGATATTGTCGATCTGGTCGATGCGCGTGTGAAGTTAAAAAAGCAGGGCAAGAACTATCATGCCTGCTGTCCATTCCATAACGAGAAAACCCCTTCATTCACCGTGAACGCGGACAAACAGTTTTACCACTGCTTTGGCTGTGGGGCCCATGGTAACGCCATCGACTTCTTGATGAACTACGACAGACTTGAGTTTGTTGAGAGCGTTGAAGAGTTGGCGACTATGGCAGGTTTGGAAATTCCTTACGAAGCAGGAACCGGTCCAAGCCAGATTGAGCGTCACCAGCGTCAAAATCTGTATCAGTTGATGGATAGCCTGAGTACTTTTTATCAGCAGGCTTTACGTCAACCCAGCAGCCAATCAGCGCAGCAATATTTAATGCAGCGCGGACTGAGCCAAGAAATCATCGACCATTTTGCTATCGGCTATGCACCGCCGGGCTGGGATAACGCGCTCAAACGCTTTGGACGCGATCTCGCAAGCCGCACAGCGCTTAATGATGCCGGTATGCTGGTTAATAATGACAATGGTCGCACGTACGACCGCTTCCGCGACCGCGTGATGTTCCCTATCCGCGATAGGCGTGGACGCGTTATTGCTTTCGGTGGCCGTATATTGGGCGATGGTACGCCAAAATACTTAAACTCCCCCGAAACAGATATTTTCCATAAAGGCCGCCAGCTTTTCGGCCTGTATGAAGCACAGCAACGCCATCCAGAATTGGCTAAATTGCTGGTCGTTGAAGGTTATATGGATGTGGTGGCACTCGCGCAGTTTGGCATTGATTATGCCGTCGCTTCGCTGGGAACCTCAACCACATCCGAGCACATTCAACTGATGTTCCGCACCACGGATACCGTGGTGTGCTGCTACGACGGCGATAACGCCGGACGTGAAGCCGCATGGCGAGCGCTGGAAACCGCGCTGCCGTTTTTATCCGATGGTCGGCAGTTGAAGTTTATGTTCCTGCCCGATGGTGAAGACCCGGATACGCTGGTGCGCAAAGAAGGCACCGCAGCGTTTGAGCAGCGCATTGAACAGGCCCAGCCGCTGTCAGCATTCCTATTTGATACGCTGATGCCACAGGTCGATTTGAGTACTCCCGATGGGCGTACTAAGCTGAGTGCTTTAGCCTTACCGCTGATTGGACAGATCCCAGGTGAAACCCTAAGGTTGTACCTACGGCAGTTTTTAGGTCAGAAGTTAGGCATTCTCGATGATAGTCAGCTTGATAAGCTGCTACCACGACAGGCCGAGTCAGCAAATAGTTACCAGCAGCCTCAGCTAAAACGCACGACTATGCGTATACTTATAGGATTATTGGTACAAAATCCATCATTGGCGGCTGAAGTCCCTACGCTTGAAGGTTTAAGGGAACATCAACTGCCTGGATTGCCATTATTTATAGAATTGGTTGAAACCTGCCTAGCGCAGCCTGGGTTAACAACGGGTCAGTTGATTGAGCTATATCGTGATAATAAATATGCCCAACAGCTTGAAACTTTAGCAACCTGGAACCACATGGTTATTGAGGACATGGTTCATCAAACGTTCGTCGATACATTGGGCAGTCTGTATGACTCCATGCTCGAGCAACGTCAGGAAGAACTTATCGCGTTGGATCGAACCCAAGGCTTAAACGCCGATCAACGACGAGAACTATGGGCACTCAACCAAGCATTGGCAAAAAAGAGTTAA
- a CDS encoding IS3 family transposase, whose amino-acid sequence MSGKRYPEEFKIEAVKQVVDRGHSVSSVATRLDITTHSLYAWIKKHGPDSSTNKEQSDAQAEIRRLQKELKRVTDERDILKKPRRTSQSCPTEVLLYPSAGLFVYSAGCYPSGFYAWFQQPYSQRHQEDQMLTGQIKQFWLESGCVYGFRKIHLDLRDSGQQCGVNIVWRLMKHVGIKAQIGYRSPRARKGEASIVSLNRLQRQFNPDTPDKRWVTDITYIRTHEGWLYLAVVVDLFSRKIIGWSMQSRMTKDIFLNALLMAVWRRNPQKQVLVHSDQGNQYTSHEWQSFLKSHGLEGSMSRRGNCHDNAVAESFFQLLKRERIKKKIYVTREEARSDIFDYIEMFYNSKRLHGSSDQMSPTEYENQYYQRLGSV is encoded by the coding sequence ATGAGCGGTAAGCGTTATCCCGAAGAGTTTAAAATTGAAGCGGTAAAACAAGTTGTTGACCGCGGTCATTCTGTTTCCAGCGTTGCAACACGTCTCGATATCACCACGCACAGCCTTTACGCCTGGATAAAGAAGCACGGTCCGGATTCATCCACTAATAAAGAACAGTCAGATGCTCAGGCCGAGATCCGCCGACTCCAGAAGGAGCTGAAGCGGGTTACTGACGAACGGGACATATTAAAAAAGCCGCGACGTACTTCGCAAAGCTGTCCGACTGAGGTACTCCTTTATCCGTCTGCTGGCCTGTTCGTCTACTCTGCCGGGTGCTATCCCAGTGGCTTTTACGCCTGGTTTCAGCAGCCGTATTCTCAGCGTCACCAGGAAGACCAGATGCTGACCGGGCAGATCAAACAATTCTGGCTGGAGTCCGGTTGCGTTTATGGCTTTCGCAAGATCCATCTGGACCTGCGGGATAGCGGGCAACAGTGCGGAGTGAACATAGTCTGGCGACTGATGAAGCATGTCGGGATAAAGGCTCAGATCGGATACCGGAGCCCGCGGGCACGCAAAGGCGAAGCCAGTATCGTGTCGCTCAACAGGCTCCAGCGACAGTTCAATCCAGATACTCCGGATAAGCGTTGGGTAACGGACATAACTTACATCAGGACCCACGAAGGCTGGCTGTATCTTGCCGTGGTTGTTGATCTGTTCTCACGCAAAATTATCGGCTGGTCAATGCAATCCAGGATGACAAAGGACATTTTCCTGAATGCATTGCTGATGGCAGTATGGCGGCGTAATCCCCAAAAACAGGTGCTGGTTCACTCGGATCAGGGCAATCAGTACACAAGCCATGAGTGGCAGTCGTTCCTGAAATCACACGGCCTGGAGGGCAGCATGAGCCGTCGCGGTAACTGCCATGATAATGCGGTTGCAGAAAGCTTTTTCCAGTTGCTGAAGCGTGAACGGATAAAGAAAAAGATCTACGTAACGCGGGAAGAAGCCCGCAGCGATATTTTTGATTACATCGAAATGTTTTATAACAGTAAGCGTCTGCATGGTTCTAGCGATCAGATGTCACCGACAGAATACGAAAACCAGTATTATCAACGGCTCGGAAGTGTCTAG
- the rpsU gene encoding 30S ribosomal protein S21 gives MPVIKVRENEPFDVALRRFKRSCEKAGVLAEVRRREFYEKPTTERKRAKASAVKRHAKKLARENARRTRLY, from the coding sequence ATGCCGGTAATTAAAGTACGTGAAAACGAGCCGTTCGACGTAGCTCTGCGTCGCTTCAAACGTTCATGCGAAAAAGCGGGCGTTTTAGCTGAAGTTCGTCGTCGTGAATTCTATGAAAAACCGACTACCGAACGTAAACGCGCAAAAGCGTCTGCAGTAAAACGTCACGCCAAGAAACTGGCTCGCGAAAACGCACGTCGCACCCGTCTGTACTAG
- the plsY gene encoding glycerol-3-phosphate 1-O-acyltransferase PlsY, with protein MSATALGMIILAYLCGSISSAIVVCRIAGLPDPRENGSGNPGATNVLRIGGKAAAAAVLIFDVLKGMLPVWLAYKFDVAPLYLGLTAIAACLGHIYPVFFHFRGGKGVATAFGAIAPIGWDLTGLMTVTWLLTVVLSGYSSLGAIVSALVAPFYVWWFKPQFTFPVAMLSCLILMRHHDNIQRLWRGQETKIWKKLKHRKKAANTATEEIQEEKPSNK; from the coding sequence ATGAGTGCGACTGCGTTAGGCATGATTATTCTCGCGTATTTGTGCGGCTCCATTTCCAGCGCCATTGTGGTCTGCCGTATCGCAGGCTTGCCCGATCCTCGTGAGAACGGCTCTGGAAATCCGGGAGCCACCAATGTGTTACGCATTGGCGGTAAAGCCGCTGCCGCCGCGGTACTGATTTTTGATGTGCTTAAAGGCATGTTGCCAGTCTGGCTCGCCTATAAGTTCGATGTTGCCCCGCTCTATCTCGGGTTAACCGCTATTGCGGCCTGCTTGGGCCACATCTATCCGGTGTTCTTCCATTTTCGTGGCGGAAAAGGCGTGGCGACGGCGTTCGGTGCCATCGCGCCAATTGGCTGGGATCTCACCGGCCTAATGACGGTGACATGGCTACTGACCGTTGTGCTGAGCGGATACTCCTCATTAGGCGCCATCGTCAGCGCACTGGTTGCTCCGTTTTACGTATGGTGGTTCAAACCGCAGTTTACGTTCCCAGTAGCAATGCTTTCCTGCTTAATTTTGATGCGTCACCACGACAATATTCAGCGCCTGTGGCGCGGGCAAGAAACTAAGATCTGGAAAAAACTTAAGCACCGCAAGAAAGCCGCTAACACAGCGACAGAAGAAATTCAGGAAGAAAAACCGAGCAACAAATAG
- the folB gene encoding bifunctional dihydroneopterin aldolase/7,8-dihydroneopterin epimerase — MDIVFIEELTVITTIGVYDWEQTIRQKLVFDVELAWDNRKAALSDDVADCLSYADVSDAIIKHVEPNQFALVERVAEEVAMMLMDKFNSPWVRIRVSKPGAVAHAKSVGVQIERGKRV, encoded by the coding sequence ATGGACATCGTATTTATTGAAGAATTAACCGTCATCACCACAATCGGTGTTTATGACTGGGAACAAACCATTCGTCAGAAGCTAGTATTCGACGTAGAGCTGGCGTGGGATAACCGTAAAGCGGCGTTGAGCGATGATGTGGCAGACTGTCTTAGCTATGCCGACGTGAGCGACGCGATCATCAAGCATGTTGAGCCTAACCAGTTTGCGCTGGTTGAACGCGTGGCTGAAGAAGTGGCGATGATGTTGATGGATAAATTTAACAGCCCTTGGGTTCGCATCAGAGTCAGTAAACCTGGTGCGGTGGCGCATGCGAAAAGTGTCGGCGTGCAGATTGAACGTGGAAAGCGTGTTTAA
- the bacA gene encoding undecaprenyl-diphosphate phosphatase: MDLHLLINAFILGVVEGVTEFLPVSSTGHMIIVGHWLGFEGDKAKTFEVIIQLGSILAVVVMFWRRLFGLIGIHFGQPPVHEGKTQGHLTLGHILLAMIPAVVLGLVFHDAIKTLFAPRTVVYALVVGGFLLLAAEWLKPKQPRAVGLDDITYRQAFMIGCFQCLALWPGFSRSGATISGGMLMGVSRFAASEFSFILAVPMMMGATALELYKSLPFLSMADLPMFAVGFVTAFIVALIAIKTFLSVIKRISFVPFAIYRFIVAAVVYMVFL, from the coding sequence ATGGATCTGCATTTGCTGATCAATGCGTTTATTCTTGGGGTTGTTGAAGGTGTTACAGAGTTTCTGCCGGTATCGTCGACGGGGCATATGATTATCGTCGGACACTGGCTTGGATTTGAAGGTGATAAGGCGAAGACCTTTGAAGTTATTATCCAACTAGGCTCGATTTTAGCGGTTGTCGTGATGTTCTGGCGTCGCCTGTTTGGTTTGATTGGCATTCATTTTGGTCAGCCTCCGGTGCATGAGGGAAAAACCCAAGGGCACCTGACATTAGGCCATATCCTGCTTGCGATGATCCCTGCGGTAGTCTTGGGGCTGGTGTTCCACGATGCGATAAAAACCCTGTTTGCGCCACGAACCGTCGTGTATGCACTGGTCGTCGGCGGTTTCCTACTGCTGGCTGCGGAATGGCTTAAACCAAAGCAGCCTCGCGCGGTTGGGCTAGACGATATTACCTATCGTCAGGCATTTATGATCGGCTGTTTTCAGTGTTTGGCTCTTTGGCCGGGATTCTCTCGCTCTGGTGCGACCATCTCAGGCGGGATGTTGATGGGCGTGAGCCGCTTTGCCGCGTCTGAGTTCTCATTCATTTTGGCGGTGCCAATGATGATGGGTGCCACCGCGTTAGAGCTGTATAAGAGCCTGCCGTTCCTGTCTATGGCTGACTTACCGATGTTTGCGGTTGGTTTTGTTACGGCGTTTATTGTGGCATTAATTGCGATTAAAACGTTCTTGAGCGTGATTAAACGGATCTCTTTTGTTCCCTTCGCGATTTACCGCTTTATTGTTGCCGCAGTGGTTTACATGGTATTCCTGTAA
- the rpoD gene encoding RNA polymerase sigma factor RpoD, with the protein MEQNPQSQLKLLVTKGKEQGYLTYAEVNDHLPEDIVDSDQIEDIIQMINDMGIQVMEEAPDADDLMLAENIADEDAAEAAVQVLSSVESEIGRTTDPVRMYMREMGTVELLTREGEIDIAKRIEDGINQVQCSVAEYPEAITYLLEQYDRVEAEEARLSDIITGFVDPNAEEDLAPTATNVGSELSSEDLNDDDEEEDEDDDSEDDNSIDPELARQKFSELREQYEKTRVAIKTHGRSHAKAAEEILNLSEVFKQFRLVPKQFDYLVNNMRQMMDRVRTQERLIMKLCVEQSKMPKKNFITLFTGNETNTTWFEAALAMAKPWGEKLKDVREDVERSLQKLHQIEEETGLTIEQVKDINRRMSIGEAKARRAKKEMVEANLRLVISIAKKYTNRGLQFLDLIQEGNIGLMKAVDKFEYRRGYKFSTYATWWIRQAITRSIADQARTIRIPVHMIETINKLNRISRQMLQEMGREPTPEELAERMMMPEDKIRKVLKIAKEPISMETPIGDDEDSHLGDFIEDTTLELPLDSATSESLRSATRDVLSGLTAREAKVLRMRFGIDMNTDHTLEEVGKQFDVTRERIRQIEAKALRKLRHPSRSEVLRSFLDD; encoded by the coding sequence ATGGAGCAAAACCCGCAGTCACAGCTAAAACTTCTTGTTACCAAGGGCAAGGAGCAAGGCTACCTGACCTATGCTGAGGTCAATGACCATCTGCCGGAAGATATCGTCGACTCCGACCAGATCGAAGACATCATCCAGATGATTAATGACATGGGTATTCAGGTGATGGAAGAAGCACCTGACGCCGATGATTTGATGCTGGCAGAAAACATTGCTGACGAAGATGCTGCCGAAGCCGCTGTGCAGGTATTATCAAGCGTAGAATCCGAGATCGGCCGCACGACTGACCCCGTCCGCATGTATATGCGTGAAATGGGTACCGTTGAACTTCTGACCCGTGAAGGCGAAATCGACATCGCTAAACGTATCGAAGACGGTATCAATCAGGTTCAGTGCTCTGTTGCCGAGTACCCAGAAGCAATTACTTACCTGCTTGAACAGTATGACCGTGTAGAGGCAGAAGAAGCACGTCTGTCCGATATCATTACCGGTTTTGTCGACCCTAACGCAGAAGAAGATCTGGCGCCAACCGCGACCAACGTCGGTTCTGAACTCTCTTCAGAAGATCTGAATGACGACGATGAAGAAGAAGACGAAGACGACGACAGCGAAGATGACAACAGCATCGACCCTGAACTGGCGCGTCAGAAATTCTCTGAACTGCGTGAGCAGTATGAAAAAACACGTGTAGCGATCAAAACTCATGGACGCAGCCACGCGAAAGCAGCAGAAGAGATTCTGAATCTTTCTGAAGTTTTCAAACAGTTCCGTTTAGTGCCGAAGCAGTTTGACTATCTGGTCAACAACATGCGCCAGATGATGGATCGCGTTCGTACGCAAGAACGTCTGATCATGAAGCTGTGTGTTGAACAGAGCAAAATGCCGAAGAAAAACTTCATCACCCTGTTCACCGGCAACGAAACCAACACTACTTGGTTCGAAGCAGCGCTGGCTATGGCTAAGCCATGGGGCGAGAAGCTAAAAGACGTACGTGAAGACGTTGAACGTAGCCTGCAAAAACTGCATCAGATCGAAGAAGAAACCGGTCTGACCATCGAGCAGGTTAAAGACATCAACCGTCGTATGTCTATCGGCGAAGCTAAAGCACGCCGTGCGAAGAAAGAGATGGTTGAGGCGAACTTACGTCTGGTTATTTCTATCGCGAAGAAATACACCAACCGTGGCCTCCAGTTCCTGGACCTGATCCAGGAAGGTAACATCGGTCTGATGAAAGCGGTTGATAAGTTTGAATATCGCCGTGGTTATAAGTTCTCCACCTACGCAACATGGTGGATCCGTCAGGCGATTACCCGTTCTATCGCGGACCAGGCACGTACCATCCGTATCCCGGTACATATGATTGAGACGATTAACAAACTCAACCGTATTTCCCGTCAGATGCTGCAAGAGATGGGCCGTGAGCCGACGCCGGAAGAACTGGCTGAACGCATGATGATGCCAGAAGACAAGATCCGCAAAGTGCTGAAAATTGCAAAAGAGCCGATCTCAATGGAAACCCCAATCGGTGATGATGAAGATTCACATCTGGGCGACTTCATTGAAGATACCACGCTTGAATTGCCGCTGGACTCTGCAACCTCCGAGAGCCTACGTTCTGCAACGCGTGACGTTCTGTCTGGCCTGACCGCGCGTGAAGCGAAAGTCCTGCGTATGCGTTTCGGTATCGATATGAATACTGACCATACTCTGGAAGAAGTGGGTAAACAGTTTGACGTTACTCGTGAACGTATTCGTCAGATCGAAGCGAAGGCACTGCGCAAACTGCGCCACCCAAGCCGTTCTGAAGTATTACGCAGCTTCTTGGACGATTAA
- the mug gene encoding G/U mismatch-specific DNA glycosylase produces the protein MLQDIIAPDLRVIFCGINPGLSSAHQGFHFANPTNRFWKVIHLAGFTQRQLAPQDEQHLLDTGCGITALVSRPTVTAAEVTRAELRAGGDALEEKILRYQPQSIAILGKQAYTQAFGARKVEWGRQEKVIGKTQIWVLPNPSGLSRITVDELVASYRVLNDALGR, from the coding sequence ATGCTTCAGGACATTATAGCTCCCGACCTTCGTGTCATTTTTTGTGGGATCAACCCGGGATTAAGTTCGGCGCATCAGGGTTTTCATTTTGCTAATCCGACAAATCGCTTCTGGAAAGTTATTCATCTGGCTGGATTCACCCAGCGGCAGCTGGCTCCGCAGGATGAGCAGCATCTGTTGGATACCGGCTGTGGTATCACTGCACTGGTTTCTCGCCCAACCGTCACGGCCGCGGAAGTGACGCGTGCAGAGCTACGTGCAGGCGGTGACGCGCTTGAGGAGAAGATCCTGCGCTATCAGCCGCAATCTATCGCTATCCTCGGCAAGCAGGCGTACACGCAGGCATTTGGCGCTCGAAAGGTGGAGTGGGGGCGGCAAGAGAAGGTGATTGGGAAAACTCAAATTTGGGTGCTGCCAAACCCGAGTGGTCTGAGCCGTATCACCGTTGATGAATTGGTGGCGAGCTATCGGGTTCTCAATGATGCACTTGGTCGATAA
- a CDS encoding DUF2778 domain-containing protein, with the protein MALHGKFVINDAYYSPLSFPGVGTFLAFSGDGAYRNHGACGMIPKQGPVPAGKYWIVDRPGGGLKSQINASARDMYNHYASGATFKHSEWFALWRDDWGIDDYTWVESVKRGNFRLHPGVLSEGCITLPHDSDFAMLRNALLRTQKIDVPCMWKLKAYGTVEVIVNGKICP; encoded by the coding sequence ATGGCTCTACATGGAAAGTTTGTAATCAATGATGCGTATTACTCGCCTTTGTCGTTCCCTGGTGTAGGCACATTTTTAGCGTTTTCTGGTGATGGTGCTTACCGGAATCACGGGGCGTGTGGAATGATTCCCAAACAGGGGCCAGTACCAGCGGGTAAATACTGGATTGTTGACCGTCCAGGAGGTGGGCTCAAATCGCAGATTAATGCCAGCGCTAGAGATATGTACAATCATTATGCCAGCGGCGCTACTTTCAAACATTCTGAGTGGTTTGCACTATGGCGGGATGATTGGGGAATTGATGATTACACATGGGTAGAGAGTGTGAAGCGTGGTAACTTCCGTTTGCACCCGGGCGTATTATCAGAAGGGTGTATTACTCTCCCGCATGATTCTGATTTTGCCATGTTGCGCAATGCACTTTTGAGAACTCAGAAAATAGACGTTCCTTGCATGTGGAAACTGAAGGCATACGGCACGGTTGAGGTAATAGTCAATGGTAAAATATGCCCTTAA
- the tsaD gene encoding tRNA (adenosine(37)-N6)-threonylcarbamoyltransferase complex transferase subunit TsaD: MRILGIETSCDETGIAIYDDEQGILANQLYSQIKLHADYGGVVPELASRDHVRKTIPLIQAALKEANLTAKDLDGVAYTAGPGLVGALLVGATVGRALAFAWDLPAVPVHHMEGHLLAPMLEDNPPEFPFVALLVSGGHTQLISVTGMGQYELLGESIDDAAGEAFDKTAKLLGLDYPGGPMLSKMAQQGEAGRFVFPRPMTDRPGLDFSFSGLKTFAANTIRNNESDDQTRADIARAFEDAVVDTLAIKCKRALEQTGFKRLVMAGGVSANRTLRARLAEMMKKRGGEVFYARPEFCTDNGAMIAYAGLVRLKSGVNADLSVSVRPRWPLAELPAV; the protein is encoded by the coding sequence ATGCGCATTCTGGGCATCGAAACATCCTGTGATGAAACCGGTATCGCCATTTATGACGATGAACAAGGTATTTTGGCTAACCAGTTGTATAGCCAGATAAAACTACATGCTGATTACGGTGGCGTTGTCCCTGAACTGGCATCTCGCGACCATGTGCGCAAAACAATTCCCCTGATTCAGGCCGCATTAAAAGAAGCTAATTTAACGGCAAAAGATCTCGATGGCGTAGCCTATACCGCAGGTCCAGGGCTTGTTGGGGCTTTATTAGTGGGTGCAACCGTTGGGCGTGCGTTGGCTTTTGCGTGGGATTTGCCTGCGGTTCCTGTTCATCATATGGAAGGCCATTTGCTGGCGCCGATGCTGGAAGATAATCCGCCCGAGTTTCCTTTCGTTGCGCTGTTAGTTTCAGGTGGCCATACCCAGCTGATTAGCGTTACCGGTATGGGCCAGTATGAATTGCTGGGCGAATCCATTGACGACGCAGCTGGCGAAGCATTTGATAAAACAGCCAAACTTCTAGGGTTAGACTATCCTGGCGGCCCGATGTTGTCGAAAATGGCCCAGCAGGGCGAAGCAGGACGCTTTGTTTTCCCGCGTCCCATGACCGATCGTCCTGGACTTGATTTCAGCTTCTCCGGTTTGAAAACCTTTGCGGCAAATACGATTCGTAACAACGAATCTGATGATCAAACCCGTGCCGATATTGCCCGTGCATTTGAAGACGCCGTGGTGGATACGTTGGCAATTAAGTGTAAACGCGCCTTAGAGCAAACCGGTTTCAAGCGTTTGGTTATGGCGGGGGGCGTGAGCGCTAACCGTACTTTGCGTGCTCGCTTGGCTGAGATGATGAAAAAACGCGGCGGCGAAGTCTTTTATGCGCGCCCTGAGTTTTGCACCGACAACGGGGCGATGATCGCTTATGCGGGTTTGGTACGTTTGAAAAGCGGCGTGAACGCGGATTTAAGTGTCTCGGTTCGCCCGCGTTGGCCTTTGGCTGAATTACCTGCGGTGTAA
- a CDS encoding multifunctional CCA addition/repair protein has translation MKIFLVGGAVRDKRLNLPVYDRDWVIEGATPEELTAQGFQQVGKDFPVFLHPKSREEYALARTERKSGHGYTGFVTYFAPDVTLEQDLLRRDLTINAMAESADGTLIDPYGGLNDLNNKVLRHVSDAFHEDPLRVLRVARFAARFAHLGFHVAPETMALMAQMTADNELQNLTPERVWRETEKALITQSPQVYFQVLRDCGALAVLFPEIDNLFGVPAPEKWHPEIDTGIHTLMALAIAAKLTDEIDVRFATLTHDLGKGLTPPEYWPHHHGHGPAGVKLVEALCQRLRVPNAIRELAKIVAEYHDLIHTVEKLRPVTLLKLFDSIDVWRKPQRLEQMIMSSEADARGRTGFENNPYPQGDYLRAACKVAESVSVREVVDAGFKGPQIREELQQRRLNALKEWKQDVSPQEENRD, from the coding sequence TTGAAGATTTTTTTGGTCGGCGGAGCCGTACGCGATAAGCGACTGAATTTACCCGTTTATGACCGTGATTGGGTCATCGAAGGTGCAACACCTGAAGAATTAACGGCACAAGGTTTTCAGCAGGTTGGCAAAGATTTCCCTGTTTTTCTGCACCCAAAATCCCGCGAAGAATACGCACTCGCACGCACCGAGCGTAAATCAGGCCACGGCTATACCGGTTTCGTTACCTATTTCGCACCCGACGTAACCCTAGAGCAAGATTTGTTGCGGCGCGATCTTACCATCAATGCAATGGCTGAAAGCGCTGATGGAACACTCATCGATCCTTACGGTGGCCTAAACGATCTTAATAACAAGGTTCTACGCCACGTATCAGATGCATTTCACGAAGATCCGCTGCGCGTCTTGCGCGTTGCACGCTTTGCGGCTCGCTTTGCTCATTTGGGCTTCCACGTCGCACCAGAAACAATGGCTTTGATGGCGCAGATGACGGCAGATAATGAGCTACAAAACCTGACGCCTGAGCGAGTTTGGCGCGAAACAGAAAAAGCGTTGATCACACAGAGCCCACAGGTTTATTTCCAAGTGCTACGTGACTGCGGTGCGTTAGCCGTATTGTTCCCTGAAATCGACAATCTGTTTGGCGTACCGGCCCCCGAAAAATGGCACCCAGAAATTGATACGGGGATTCACACGCTGATGGCATTAGCTATCGCCGCCAAACTTACCGACGAGATTGACGTGCGGTTTGCCACGCTAACGCATGATTTAGGCAAGGGGTTAACGCCGCCAGAATATTGGCCGCATCACCATGGTCATGGCCCTGCGGGTGTGAAATTGGTTGAAGCACTTTGCCAACGTTTACGCGTACCCAACGCCATTCGTGAACTGGCAAAAATCGTCGCTGAATATCACGATCTGATCCATACCGTGGAGAAATTGCGGCCCGTCACGCTGCTTAAATTATTTGATTCTATTGACGTTTGGCGCAAGCCACAGCGTTTGGAACAAATGATTATGTCGAGCGAAGCCGATGCCCGTGGGCGTACTGGATTTGAAAATAATCCCTACCCTCAAGGCGATTATCTACGAGCGGCCTGTAAAGTGGCAGAAAGCGTATCTGTTCGTGAGGTTGTCGATGCCGGTTTCAAAGGGCCTCAAATCCGTGAGGAGCTGCAACAGCGCCGCTTAAATGCGCTCAAAGAGTGGAAGCAGGACGTCTCTCCACAGGAAGAAAACCGCGATTAA